Proteins co-encoded in one Sphingopyxis sp. BE259 genomic window:
- a CDS encoding DUF2093 domain-containing protein: protein MLIASRNRLARLHYGPNGFRVLAPGDHVLCAVTGAPIGLDELRYWSVARQEPYATAAISVQAALDAARGA, encoded by the coding sequence ATGCTGATCGCCAGCCGCAACCGCCTTGCCCGCCTGCACTATGGACCGAATGGCTTTCGCGTCCTGGCGCCCGGCGACCATGTGCTGTGCGCGGTGACCGGCGCCCCGATCGGGCTCGACGAGCTGCGTTACTGGTCGGTGGCGCGGCAGGAGCCCTATGCCACCGCCGCGATTTCGGTGCAGGCTGCACTGGACGCCGCGCGCGGGGCATGA
- a CDS encoding M23 family metallopeptidase, with protein MNLTGYLRHSGAALPLLLVAAACVPPATSRDVAARPPAVAPAPRPAPSMVPPPTAVLEPFVFRGSRASAQQGGVLLGVAPSHTRALTLDGQPVPVAADGGFLIAFDRDAGPRARLVATVRDGRQVAEEIIVAPGTWRIEQINAPYRGSAASDADFARRRPAELAQIAAARNRQVESDGWRQQFRWPVTGRLSGWFGSQRVYQGKPGSYHSGTDIAVPAGTPFAAPADGVVVLAAATPFTLEGNLLIVDHGMGLSSAFLHCQRLAVRVGDRVVQGQVLGTVGRTGRATGPHLHWGLKWRDARLNPGTLAGPIAR; from the coding sequence ATGAATCTGACGGGGTATTTGCGGCACTCGGGCGCCGCGCTGCCGTTGCTGCTTGTCGCCGCAGCCTGTGTGCCGCCCGCCACCTCGCGCGACGTCGCGGCCCGGCCGCCTGCTGTCGCCCCTGCGCCAAGGCCCGCGCCGTCGATGGTGCCGCCACCCACCGCGGTGCTCGAACCCTTCGTCTTTCGCGGTTCGCGCGCCAGTGCGCAGCAGGGCGGCGTGCTGCTTGGCGTGGCGCCCAGCCATACCCGCGCCCTGACCCTCGACGGCCAACCGGTGCCGGTGGCCGCCGACGGCGGCTTCCTGATCGCGTTCGATCGCGACGCCGGACCCCGCGCGCGGCTTGTCGCAACGGTTCGTGACGGGCGGCAGGTTGCCGAAGAGATTATCGTTGCGCCGGGGACGTGGCGGATCGAACAGATCAACGCGCCTTACCGCGGCAGCGCGGCAAGCGACGCCGATTTCGCCCGCCGCCGTCCCGCCGAACTGGCGCAGATCGCGGCGGCGCGAAACAGGCAGGTCGAATCGGATGGCTGGCGACAACAGTTCCGCTGGCCGGTGACCGGACGATTGTCGGGATGGTTCGGATCGCAGCGCGTCTATCAGGGCAAGCCGGGCAGCTATCACAGCGGCACCGACATCGCGGTGCCCGCCGGAACGCCGTTCGCGGCGCCCGCCGACGGCGTCGTCGTGCTGGCGGCGGCGACGCCTTTCACGCTCGAGGGCAATTTGTTGATCGTCGATCACGGCATGGGGCTGAGCAGCGCGTTTCTCCACTGCCAGCGGCTCGCCGTCCGGGTCGGCGACCGGGTCGTGCAGGGACAGGTGCTGGGGACGGTCGGACGCACCGGCCGCGCCACGGGGCCGCATCTGCATTGGGGGCTGAAATGGCGCGATGCGCGGCTCAATCCCGGCACCCTCGCCGGGCCGATCGCCCGCTGA